One Oryza sativa Japonica Group chromosome 8, ASM3414082v1 DNA window includes the following coding sequences:
- the LOC4345291 gene encoding uncharacterized protein, producing MTASAVPLPLRRNGAAPLLPPPPVALLPLPAPVAPLHLPPPSRFVHTALHRRVLDGGNRKVHPSPMAAATSDHLSGLPDDVLRHIISLLSAKEGGATAVLSRRWRPLWRQAGTVNLDTEPYLDPAAYRGNNFPEHRRSAFVDHALAALAACESPRILSLRLASEEIEGGAAEEKCAGVVDAVQDAPAAARVEELRVRCDVSWFCRYGSCESGSSGGTWRLQLGSLPCAAATLRVLHANDVGVERLGDGGGVGVVLPLLEEMRLVEATVSPDTLQRVIDAAPRLANLWLDGIILTSNDGSRRLYLADGFRLQLRGPALTELALIDSFPGHYSLTSPAPDFASADLHFHDHRSYGDKDPNNLTVPLWSCLRHLHGVRVLKLQLDFYAEYITMEADACDGGGVVPATFPNLEYLELDAHCKDDHDMATELTVASVLRWCPAIRDLRLRLSVADAEGRVNVYNSKRHMIHQARLMRNSFEQDVQTKIDVDVTNITTSWINRLQGALSNEALGEFFQLWDEVRDVSLQQMADTIKWKLTADGNFLVASAYDLFFIATEDCSYGDTLWHSRVPSCVRFFMWIALKGRCLTADNLAKRNWPHDAICSLCQRENEDCHHLLVSCDYTAAVWRKLRRWCNINIAIPAEDGRPLADWWITTRWRFQNTSKKVKKEVHPSSQYIHEHNALNKARQGFPVELGGVDASKTKILRLAHSTPQETWNLVPAAQGIQNNQTYCSLKEWMSCIMQNESKTEARRKIWKARNDLKFQGLVKEPTQVCFAAEAMVRTYTIYSAYNILQDELQE from the exons atgACAGCGTCAGCggtgcctctccctctccgccgcaacggcgccgctccccttctcccTCCCCCACCGGTGGCGCTGCTCCCCCTCCCAGCACCGGTGGcgccgctccatctcccccctccctcccgttTCGTTCACACGGCGCTGCATCGGCGAGTGCTCGACGGGG GAAACAGGAAAGTACATCCGTcccccatggccgccgccaccagtgACCACCTCTCCGGCCTCCCCGACGACGTCCTCCGGCACATCATCTCCTTGCTCTCCGCCAAGgaaggcggcgccaccgccgtgctctcgcggcggtggcgcccgcTGTGGCGCCAGGCTGGCACCGTCAACCTGGACACGGAGCCCTACTTGGACCCGGCGGCGTACAGAGGCAACAACTTCCCGGAGCACAGGCGGAGCGCGTTCGTCGACCACGCCCTGGCCGCCCTCGCCGCGTGCGAGAGCCCGAGGATCCTGAGCCTTCGCCTCGCGTCGGAGGAGATCGAGGGAGGCGCGGCCGAGGAGAAGTGTGCCGGTGTGGTCGACGCCGTCCAAgacgccccggcggcggcgcgcgtcgaggagctcCGCGTCCGCTGCGACGTCTCGTGGTTCTGCAGGTACGGCAGCTGCGAGAGCGGGAGCTCCGGCGGAACGTGGCGGCTGCAGCTCGGATCCctgccctgcgccgccgccacgctccgcGTGCTGCACGCCAACGACGTCGGCGTCGAACGCcttggcgacggtggcggcgtcggcgtcgttctCCCGCTCCTGGAGGAGATGCGGCTGGTAGAAGCCACCGTGTCACCGGACACGCTCCAGCGCGTGATCGACGCCGCGCCGAGGCTCGCCAACCTGTGGCTCGACGGAATCATCCTCACGAGCAACGACGGCAGCCGGAGACTCTACCTCGCCGACGGCTTCCGCCTCCAGCTCCGAGGCCCGGCGCTCACCGAGCTAGCCCTCATCGA CTCCTTCCCGGGGCACTACTCACTgacatcgccggcgccggactTCGCATCCGCCGACCTTCACTTCCACGACCACCGGAGCTATGGCGACAAAGATCCCAACAACTTGACCGTACCCTTATGGAGCTGCCTCCGGCACCTGCACGGCGTGAGGGTCTTGAAGCTGCAGCTAGACTTCTATGCAGAGTACATCACCATGGAAGCCGACgcttgcgacggcggcggcgtcgtccccGCCACGTTCCCTAACCTTGAGTATCTCGAGCTTGACGCCCATTGCAAGGATGATCACGACATGGCCACAGAATTGACAGTAGCAAGCGTTCTCCGATGGTGCCCTGCCATCCGTGACCTACGGCTCAGGTTGTCAGTAGCCGATGCTGAAGGCCGCGTCAATGTCTACAACAGCAAACGGCACATGATCCATCAGGCGAGATTGATGAGGAACAGCTTTGAACAGGATGTGCAAACCAAAATTGATGTTGATGTGACCAACATTACAACATC ATGGATTAACCGATTACAAGGTGCCTTGTCCAATGAAGCTCTGGGTGAATTCTTCCAACTTTGGGATGAAGTTCGCGACGTGTCACTGCAGCAGATGGCTGACACGATCAAATGGAAGTTGACTGCTGATGGTAATTTCTTAGTGGCCTCGGCGTATGATCTATTTTTCATAGCGACAGAGGATTGTTCCTACGGGGACACGCTGTGGCACTCCAGAGTGCCGTCGTGTGTTCGCTTCTTCATGTGGATTGCACTCAAGGGCCGCTGTCTCACGGCGGACAACTTGGCGAAGAGAAACTGGCCGCATGACGCCATTTGCTCCCTATGCCAACGCGAGAACGAAGACTGCCATCATTTGCTTGTGTCCTGTGATTATacggcggcggtttggcgcAAGCTGAGACGTTGGTGCAACATTAACATTGCAATCCCTGCGGAAGATGGCAGGCCGCTTGCAGATTGGTGGATCACGACAAGATGGCGTTTTCAGAACAC TAGCAAGAAAGTTAAGAAAGAGGTCCATCCTTCTTCCCAGTACATTCATGAGCACAATGCACTTAATAAAG CAAGACAAGGTTTTCCTGTTGAACTGGGAGGCGTCGATgcttccaaaacaaaaattcttaGGTTGGCTCATTCTACACCACAAG aaacgtGGAATCTTGTCCCTGCTGCTCAAGGTATTCAGAATAACCAGACTTATTGCTCCCTAAAAGAATGGATGTCATGTATCATGCAGAATGAAAGCAAGACAGAAGCAAGGAGAAAG ATTTGGAAAGCAAGGAATGATCTGAAGTTTCAGGGCTTAGTTAAAGAGCCCACTCAGGTGTGTTTTGCAGCAGAAGCCATGGTAAGAACTTACACCATCTACTCAGCTTACAACATATTGCAGGATGAGCTTCAGGAGTAG